The Pseudomonas sp. FP2309 genome has a window encoding:
- a CDS encoding ABC transporter permease encodes MSRNGPLALGFHSLVVLFMMAPLVVVCLVAFTPENTLSLPTSGFSLRWFRAVFERADFIQAFYNSLILAFTAATLATLIAVPAALAISRYQFPGRNFFSGLFLSPIIIPHLVLGVAMLRLFALMGVNGSFTWLMLAHVVIITPYVLRLVLAAAIGIDRSAEQAAESLGAGRFTLFRLVTLPMILPGVAGGWLLAFINSFDEVTLSIFVSSPATQTLPVRMYVYATESIDPMMAAVSALVIALTAATMILLDRVYGLDRVLVGKH; translated from the coding sequence ATGTCCAGAAACGGTCCTTTGGCCCTCGGCTTTCATAGCCTGGTGGTGCTGTTCATGATGGCGCCGCTGGTGGTGGTGTGCCTGGTGGCCTTCACGCCGGAAAACACCTTGAGCCTGCCCACTTCGGGCTTCTCCCTGCGTTGGTTTCGCGCGGTGTTTGAACGCGCCGACTTTATCCAGGCGTTCTATAACAGCCTGATCCTGGCGTTCACCGCCGCAACCCTGGCGACATTGATCGCGGTGCCGGCGGCCTTGGCCATCAGCCGCTATCAGTTTCCGGGGCGCAACTTTTTCAGTGGGTTGTTCCTGTCGCCGATCATCATCCCGCACCTTGTGCTGGGCGTGGCGATGCTGCGGCTGTTTGCGCTGATGGGGGTCAATGGCAGCTTTACCTGGTTGATGCTCGCGCATGTGGTGATCATCACGCCGTATGTGCTGCGCCTGGTCCTGGCGGCGGCCATCGGGATTGACCGCAGTGCCGAGCAGGCCGCCGAATCCCTCGGCGCGGGCCGCTTTACCTTGTTTCGGCTGGTCACGCTGCCGATGATCCTGCCCGGTGTCGCCGGGGGCTGGCTGCTGGCGTTCATCAACAGTTTCGATGAAGTGACGCTGTCGATCTTCGTCAGCTCACCGGCCACGCAAACTCTGCCGGTGCGCATGTATGTGTACGCCACCGAATCCATCGACCCGATGATGGCGGCGGTGTCGGCGCTGGTGATTGCGCTGACCGCCGCGACCATGATCCTGCTCGACCGGGTCTATGGCCTGGACCGCGTGCTGGTGGGGAAACACTGA
- a CDS encoding NAD(P)/FAD-dependent oxidoreductase yields the protein MKPIVIVGAGPAGISAARTLLDHGIRPCLVDENLRGGGQIYRRQPPGFQRTAKQIYGFDARKAQAAHNTLDTLAPLIDYRPDTLVWNAEDGRLDMLNNGRAESVDYAQIIVATGATDRILPVPGWTLPGVYSLGAAQIALKYQGCAIGERVAFCGSGPLLYLVAYQYAKAGAHVVAVLDSAPFSAQCRALPALLGQPATLAKGMYYRAWLTAHGIPVHQGATLEQIDGEQRVSAIRFGQRTLECDAVAFAHALRSETQLADLLGCGFAWSALNRAWLPQRDSAGRSSVAGVYLAGDGAGIMGADAAHMAGERAALALLEDRGVAIEQRRAAQLEQQLASIQRFRHGLETAFPFPEHWAAQAPDAVIVCRCEEVSAGDVRAVVDEGHWEINRVKAHCRVGMGRCQGRMCGLAAAEIVAERSGRGVEQVGRLRGQAPIKPLPFGVQVQP from the coding sequence ATGAAGCCGATTGTGATTGTGGGCGCAGGCCCGGCCGGTATCAGCGCCGCGCGCACGTTGCTCGACCATGGCATTCGCCCCTGCCTGGTGGATGAAAACCTGCGCGGTGGCGGACAGATTTATCGACGTCAACCGCCCGGCTTCCAACGCACGGCCAAGCAGATCTACGGCTTTGATGCGCGCAAGGCCCAAGCGGCGCACAACACGCTGGATACACTGGCGCCGTTGATCGACTACCGCCCCGACACCCTGGTATGGAACGCCGAAGACGGCCGCCTGGACATGCTCAATAACGGCCGCGCCGAGAGCGTCGACTATGCCCAGATCATCGTCGCCACCGGCGCAACCGACCGGATTCTGCCGGTACCGGGCTGGACCTTGCCCGGCGTCTACAGCCTGGGCGCGGCGCAGATCGCCTTGAAATACCAGGGCTGTGCGATTGGTGAGCGCGTGGCGTTCTGTGGCAGTGGGCCGTTGCTGTACCTGGTGGCGTATCAGTACGCCAAGGCCGGGGCGCACGTGGTGGCAGTGCTCGACAGCGCACCCTTCAGCGCCCAATGCCGTGCGCTGCCGGCCTTGCTTGGGCAACCGGCAACCTTGGCCAAAGGGATGTACTACCGCGCCTGGCTGACGGCCCATGGCATTCCCGTGCATCAGGGCGCGACGCTCGAACAGATCGACGGCGAGCAACGCGTCAGCGCCATTCGTTTTGGCCAGCGCACCCTGGAATGCGATGCGGTGGCCTTCGCCCACGCGCTGCGCAGCGAGACACAACTGGCGGACCTGCTCGGCTGTGGGTTTGCCTGGAGCGCCTTGAACCGCGCCTGGCTGCCGCAACGGGACAGTGCCGGGCGCAGCAGCGTCGCAGGCGTGTACCTGGCAGGCGACGGTGCCGGCATCATGGGCGCGGATGCCGCACACATGGCCGGCGAGCGTGCGGCACTGGCGTTGCTGGAAGACCGAGGGGTCGCCATTGAGCAACGCCGCGCGGCGCAGTTGGAGCAGCAACTGGCGAGCATCCAACGTTTTCGCCATGGCCTGGAAACCGCGTTCCCCTTCCCTGAACACTGGGCGGCGCAGGCACCGGATGCAGTGATTGTGTGCCGCTGCGAAGAGGTCAGCGCGGGCGACGTGCGCGCGGTGGTGGATGAAGGGCATTGGGAAATCAATCGGGTCAAAGCCCATTGCCGCGTGGGCATGGGCCGCTGCCAGGGCCGCATGTGCGGGCTGGCGGCCGCCGAGATCGTGGCTGAACGCAGTGGGCGCGGGGTTGAACAGGTCGGCCGGTTGCGCGGCCAGGCCCCGATCAAGCCGCTGCCGTTTGGTGTGCAGGTGCAGCCATGA
- a CDS encoding (2Fe-2S)-binding protein, with the protein MALFKRLAETRRPVVAFTLDGQPATGLLGDTLLTAVLTCAEHLRGSDFSAERRAGFCLMGACQDCWVRLDDGRRVRACSTLLEEGQAISRDTGRQA; encoded by the coding sequence ATGGCCTTGTTTAAACGTTTGGCCGAGACCCGGCGTCCGGTTGTGGCCTTTACCCTCGACGGCCAACCCGCCACCGGCCTGCTCGGCGACACCCTGCTGACCGCCGTGCTGACCTGCGCCGAGCACCTGCGCGGCAGCGATTTCAGCGCCGAACGCCGTGCGGGTTTTTGCCTGATGGGCGCCTGCCAGGACTGCTGGGTACGCCTGGACGATGGGCGGCGAGTGCGCGCCTGTTCGACGCTGTTGGAAGAAGGCCAGGCGATCAGCCGCGATACGGGGCGCCAGGCATGA
- a CDS encoding ABC transporter permease — translation MSRGYLLSLPALVLFAGLLILPLGLTLVLSFNVFDYQVGVKADEWTFAHYLSLFSDAYFYEIFWRTFWISALVTLLCVVIGVPEAYILSRMGTPWRSVFLILILTPLLISVVVRAFGWSLLLGADGLINQVIQLLGGRPVKLLYTPFAVIIALVHVMLPFMIIPVWTSLQKLDPSAEQAALSLGASQATVMRQIVLPQVMPGVLSGTLIVFGLAASSFAIPGLLGGRRLKMVATVVYDQYLSELNWPMGATIAVVLLAVNLLIMLSWNRMVERRYKKSLGV, via the coding sequence ATGAGTCGCGGCTACCTGCTGTCATTGCCGGCGCTGGTGCTGTTTGCCGGGCTGCTGATCCTGCCGCTGGGCCTGACGCTGGTGCTGTCGTTCAACGTGTTCGACTACCAAGTGGGCGTCAAAGCGGATGAATGGACGTTCGCCCACTACCTGTCGCTGTTCAGCGACGCGTACTTCTACGAGATCTTCTGGCGCACCTTCTGGATCAGCGCGCTGGTAACCTTGCTCTGTGTGGTGATCGGCGTGCCGGAGGCCTACATCCTCAGCCGCATGGGCACGCCGTGGCGTTCGGTGTTTCTGATTCTGATCCTCACGCCGCTGCTGATTTCGGTGGTGGTGCGCGCATTCGGCTGGAGCCTGCTGCTGGGCGCCGACGGGCTGATCAACCAAGTGATCCAGTTGCTCGGCGGGCGCCCGGTGAAGCTGCTGTACACGCCCTTCGCGGTGATCATCGCGCTGGTGCACGTGATGCTGCCGTTCATGATCATCCCCGTGTGGACCTCCCTGCAAAAACTCGACCCGTCGGCCGAACAGGCCGCGTTGTCGCTCGGCGCGAGCCAGGCCACGGTGATGCGCCAGATCGTGTTGCCCCAGGTGATGCCTGGTGTGCTATCCGGCACGTTGATTGTGTTCGGGTTGGCCGCCAGTTCGTTCGCGATCCCCGGTCTGCTCGGCGGACGACGCCTGAAGATGGTCGCCACAGTGGTGTACGACCAGTACCTCTCGGAACTCAACTGGCCCATGGGCGCGACCATTGCGGTGGTGCTGCTGGCTGTGAATCTGCTGATCATGCTGAGCTGGAACCGCATGGTCGAACGCCGCTACAAAAAGTCCCTGGGGGTTTAA
- a CDS encoding ABC transporter ATP-binding protein, translated as MAFLQLNALSKRYGAVDAVVATDLAVEKGEFVSLLGPSGCGKTTTLQMIAGFVDVSGGQILLDGRDITHAKPASRGLGVVFQSYALFPHMSVRDNVAFGLKMRKVPAADIANKVKTVLELVRLAPHAERYPRELSGGQRQRVALARALVIEPPVLLLDEPLSNLDANLREEMQFEIRRIQCAVGITTLMVTHDQAEALSISDRVVVMQAGRVTQIDAPYNLYEHPRTRFISDFVGKANLLPGDYDQLGIPQVRHESGDGDLTLSLRPEKIQLVQAGTGRLQGQVLGRYFFGSQWLYRIHTSLGDITVVRSNDGSAPLGNGASVGLDWQADLLRVLAADEVHP; from the coding sequence ATGGCATTTCTCCAACTCAACGCCTTGAGCAAACGCTACGGTGCCGTCGACGCAGTGGTCGCCACCGACCTTGCGGTGGAAAAAGGCGAGTTCGTTTCCCTGCTCGGCCCGTCGGGCTGCGGCAAGACCACCACCCTGCAAATGATCGCCGGCTTCGTCGACGTGAGCGGCGGGCAGATCCTGCTCGACGGCCGCGACATCACCCACGCCAAGCCCGCCAGCCGAGGCCTGGGCGTGGTGTTCCAAAGTTATGCGTTGTTTCCGCACATGAGTGTGCGCGACAACGTTGCCTTTGGCCTGAAGATGCGCAAAGTTCCGGCCGCCGATATCGCCAACAAGGTCAAGACCGTGCTCGAGCTGGTGCGGCTGGCCCCGCACGCCGAGCGCTATCCTCGGGAGCTGTCCGGCGGCCAACGCCAGCGCGTGGCCCTGGCCCGCGCCCTGGTGATCGAACCGCCCGTTTTGTTGCTCGATGAGCCGCTGTCCAACCTCGACGCCAACCTGCGCGAAGAAATGCAGTTCGAGATTCGCCGCATCCAGTGCGCCGTGGGCATCACCACGCTGATGGTTACCCACGACCAGGCGGAAGCGCTGTCCATCAGCGACCGCGTGGTGGTGATGCAGGCCGGGCGCGTGACCCAGATCGACGCCCCTTACAACCTGTATGAGCACCCGCGCACACGCTTCATCTCGGACTTCGTCGGCAAGGCCAACCTGCTGCCAGGCGATTACGATCAACTGGGCATCCCGCAAGTGCGCCACGAAAGCGGCGACGGCGATCTGACCCTGAGCCTGCGCCCGGAGAAAATCCAGTTGGTGCAGGCCGGCACCGGGCGCCTGCAGGGCCAGGTGCTCGGCCGCTATTTCTTCGGCAGCCAGTGGCTGTACCGCATCCACACGTCCTTGGGCGACATCACCGTGGTGCGCAGCAATGACGGCAGCGCGCCGCTGGGCAACGGTGCGTCGGTGGGCCTGGATTGGCAGGCGGACTTGCTGCGGGTATTGGCGGCCGATGAGGTGCACCCATGA